A genomic window from Dechloromonas sp. A34 includes:
- a CDS encoding SDR family oxidoreductase — protein sequence MQLSRARVLITGASGALGSELARQLHAAGAAVLLAGRDAGALAALQAVLGERCDFIRADLNSAADIAALTEAACRFQVNVLVNNAGVGGFGLLENQDWLSVERILATNLEAPIRLTQALLPALKAQPEAAIVNIGSTFGSLPFAGFAAYSAAKAGLRGFSQALRRELADSTVGVIHLAPRAIDTPLNSPAVRRLNQALKSHTDSAADVAAQIVAAIRHGQGERHFGFPERFFAWLNGIAPSLIDRALAGKLSVIKRYAPAR from the coding sequence ATGCAACTGAGCCGGGCGCGCGTCCTGATCACCGGCGCCAGTGGCGCCCTCGGTAGTGAGCTGGCTCGCCAGCTGCACGCGGCGGGTGCCGCCGTTCTGCTCGCCGGCCGCGATGCCGGGGCTTTGGCCGCGCTGCAGGCGGTCCTCGGCGAGCGCTGCGATTTCATCCGGGCTGACCTGAACAGCGCTGCCGACATTGCCGCGCTGACCGAAGCAGCTTGCCGCTTCCAGGTCAATGTCCTGGTCAACAATGCCGGGGTCGGTGGTTTCGGGCTGCTCGAAAACCAGGACTGGCTGAGCGTCGAGCGCATCCTGGCGACCAACCTCGAAGCGCCGATCCGCCTGACCCAGGCCTTGCTGCCCGCCCTCAAGGCGCAACCGGAAGCGGCTATCGTCAATATCGGTTCGACCTTCGGCAGCCTGCCCTTTGCCGGCTTCGCCGCCTATTCCGCCGCCAAGGCCGGGCTGCGCGGCTTTTCGCAGGCCCTGCGCCGCGAGTTGGCCGATAGCACGGTCGGCGTCATCCACCTCGCGCCCCGCGCCATCGACACCCCGCTCAATTCACCGGCCGTCAGACGCCTGAACCAGGCGCTGAAGAGCCACACCGACTCGGCGGCCGATGTCGCGGCGCAGATCGTCGCCGCCATTCGGCACGGCCAGGGCGAACGGCATTTCGGCTTCCCCGAGCGCTTCTTTGCCTGGCTCAACGGCATTGCACCGAGCTTGATCGACCGGGCGTTAGCCGGCAAACTATCTGTCATTAAACGGTACGCACCGGCGCGCTGA
- a CDS encoding haloacid dehalogenase type II → MTQAPAAPIKAIAFDAYATLFDVYCMEALAEEYFPGQGKALTILWRQKQIEYTRIRSMSSQFRTFWEVTRDALIFAARSLQLAMTDSQRQHLMNQYACLRPFPENLATLEALKAMGIPLAILSNGTHSMLDIAVKYNDMNHLFAHILSADSVQKFKTSPEVYQLALDAFQLPARDILFVSANAWDACAATWFGFTTFWVNRSQQPEEVLDVSPTATGRQLSDVLTYVRGLHG, encoded by the coding sequence ATGACGCAAGCACCTGCCGCCCCGATCAAAGCCATCGCCTTCGACGCCTATGCCACGCTGTTCGACGTCTATTGCATGGAAGCGCTGGCCGAGGAATATTTCCCCGGCCAGGGGAAAGCCTTGACCATCCTGTGGCGGCAGAAGCAGATCGAATACACGCGCATCCGCAGCATGAGCAGCCAGTTCCGCACCTTCTGGGAAGTCACCCGCGATGCGCTGATTTTCGCCGCACGCAGTCTGCAACTCGCGATGACCGACTCGCAGCGCCAGCACCTGATGAACCAGTACGCCTGCCTGCGCCCTTTCCCGGAAAACCTGGCGACGCTGGAAGCGCTCAAGGCCATGGGCATCCCGCTCGCCATCCTCTCGAACGGCACGCACTCGATGCTCGACATCGCCGTCAAGTACAACGACATGAACCACCTGTTCGCCCACATCCTGTCGGCCGACAGCGTACAGAAATTCAAGACCTCGCCCGAGGTCTACCAGCTGGCCCTCGATGCCTTCCAACTGCCGGCCCGGGACATCCTCTTCGTCTCGGCCAATGCCTGGGATGCCTGCGCCGCCACCTGGTTCGGCTTCACCACCTTCTGGGTCAATCGCAGCCAGCAACCGGAGGAGGTTCTCGATGTCTCACCGACAGCCACCGGCCGCCAGTTGTCCGACGTCCTGACCTACGTACGCGGCCTGCACGGCTGA
- a CDS encoding AMP-binding protein has protein sequence MKPADLFSALAARPADAVALRQGTEEWTFGELLAAVEALLPRLAACRVLAVLADNSPAWAIADLAALGNGTVHLPLPTFFSPAQLHHALTETSTDVVLSDQPERISGLDLGFVAGGEWQGLTWLQRAVAPLSLPPRTAKISFTSGSSGTPKGVCLSAAGLLDTAGALHERLGDLPISRHLGVLPLALLLENSAGLYAPLLRGAEIVLPALASLGWRGMAGFDPSALQQVVISCRPQSLILVPELLKAWVMYLQATGLPAPDSLCYIAVGGARVAPELLLQARALGLPAYQGYGLTECGSVVSLNRPGDDGDDVGRPLPHVDVRIAKGEVHIASRAFLGYLGDPAAVAGARQTTEFATGDLGKLSGDGHLRLAGRSKNLLITSFGRNIAPEWVEAALLAQPAIAQAVVGGDFRPWLYALLVPAPGCGEPELAAAVERANLTLPDYARLGNWLNVPPFTPQNGQATGNGRPIRNAILEHHAAPIAALYENEETAHVFL, from the coding sequence ATGAAGCCCGCCGACCTTTTTTCGGCGCTGGCCGCCCGCCCCGCCGATGCGGTCGCCTTGCGCCAGGGCACCGAGGAATGGACGTTCGGCGAACTGCTCGCCGCTGTCGAAGCCTTGCTCCCCCGCCTGGCCGCTTGCCGGGTGCTGGCCGTGCTCGCCGACAACAGCCCGGCCTGGGCGATCGCCGATCTGGCGGCGCTGGGGAACGGTACGGTTCATTTGCCGTTGCCGACCTTCTTCAGCCCGGCCCAGTTGCATCACGCGCTGACCGAGACCAGCACCGACGTCGTGCTCAGCGATCAGCCGGAACGGATTAGCGGCCTCGACCTCGGCTTCGTCGCCGGCGGCGAGTGGCAGGGGCTGACCTGGTTGCAACGTGCCGTCGCTCCGCTCAGCCTGCCACCGCGAACCGCGAAGATCTCCTTCACGTCCGGCAGCAGCGGCACCCCCAAGGGCGTCTGCCTGTCGGCCGCCGGCCTGCTCGACACTGCTGGCGCGCTGCACGAGCGTCTCGGCGATCTGCCGATCAGCCGCCATCTGGGCGTGCTGCCCCTGGCCTTGCTGCTCGAGAATAGCGCCGGCCTCTATGCGCCCTTGCTGCGCGGCGCCGAGATTGTGCTGCCGGCACTGGCCAGTTTGGGCTGGCGCGGGATGGCGGGTTTCGATCCGTCGGCTCTGCAGCAAGTGGTAATCAGCTGCCGGCCGCAAAGCCTGATCCTGGTTCCCGAACTGCTCAAGGCCTGGGTCATGTACCTGCAGGCCACGGGCCTGCCCGCCCCCGACAGCCTCTGTTACATCGCGGTTGGAGGCGCGCGCGTCGCGCCCGAACTGCTGCTCCAGGCCCGCGCCCTAGGCCTGCCGGCCTACCAGGGCTACGGCCTGACCGAATGCGGCTCGGTGGTCAGCCTGAACCGGCCGGGCGACGACGGCGACGATGTCGGCCGGCCGCTACCGCACGTCGACGTCCGTATCGCCAAGGGCGAAGTCCATATCGCCAGCCGGGCCTTCCTCGGCTATCTGGGGGATCCCGCTGCCGTCGCCGGCGCCCGGCAGACCACAGAATTTGCCACCGGCGATCTCGGCAAATTGAGCGGCGATGGACATCTCCGTCTGGCTGGGCGGAGCAAGAATCTGCTGATCACCTCGTTTGGCCGAAACATCGCACCGGAGTGGGTCGAGGCCGCCTTGCTGGCCCAGCCGGCGATCGCCCAGGCCGTGGTCGGCGGCGATTTTCGGCCGTGGTTGTACGCGCTGCTGGTGCCGGCTCCGGGTTGTGGCGAACCGGAACTTGCCGCCGCGGTCGAGCGCGCCAATCTGACGCTGCCCGATTACGCCCGCCTCGGCAACTGGCTCAACGTGCCGCCCTTTACGCCGCAAAACGGACAGGCGACCGGCAACGGCCGACCGATTCGCAACGCCATTCTTGAACACCATGCCGCGCCCATCGCGGCGCTTTATGAAAATGAGGAAACCGCCCATGTCTTTCTATGA
- a CDS encoding ATP-binding protein produces MRSLNASSLRWRLIRAISLVVLLVWGMGAYFSYTKAEHEAEELMDGNLAQHARRLLALARHNETDLTGLAQYLETATAEPPSLYESPLEFQLAAADGKLLMRSRHAPETPVANSPGYANLVRDGQGWRVFCTSDVQTGRQAIVFQSMELRDTVALEIATRTALPIGLALPILLALIYYSIRRSLKPLDDLAAEVASRSTGNLAELESKPAPLELQGLAEAINHLLQRLRRTLENERRFTADAAHELRTPLAALKIHAQVALASRDAEQQQHALTQTINGVDRSTRVVEQLLRLARLDPLSRPGDMGNVDLGELAAEVAAAAEGQVERKVVLTLPANAVAIEGDRGLLAVAWRNLLENALRYTLPGGTITVYAAADGGAICIGVADDGPGCPEAELPRLHERFFRSSQARAEGSGLGLAIVSRIAELHGARLELANRSGGGFDARIRWPA; encoded by the coding sequence ATGCGCTCCCTGAACGCCAGCTCGCTGCGCTGGCGCCTGATCCGCGCCATCTCGCTGGTCGTCTTGCTGGTCTGGGGGATGGGCGCCTACTTCAGTTACACCAAGGCCGAGCACGAAGCCGAGGAGCTGATGGATGGCAACCTGGCCCAGCACGCCCGGCGTCTGCTCGCCCTGGCTCGTCACAACGAGACTGACCTGACCGGCTTGGCGCAATATCTGGAGACAGCTACGGCCGAGCCGCCCAGCCTCTACGAATCGCCGCTCGAATTTCAGCTGGCCGCCGCCGATGGCAAGTTGCTGATGCGCTCGCGGCATGCCCCCGAGACGCCAGTTGCCAACTCGCCGGGTTATGCCAATCTGGTCCGCGATGGCCAAGGGTGGCGTGTCTTCTGTACCAGCGACGTTCAAACCGGCCGCCAGGCCATCGTTTTTCAATCCATGGAACTGCGCGATACCGTCGCTCTCGAGATCGCGACGCGCACTGCCCTGCCGATCGGCCTCGCCCTGCCGATCCTGCTGGCGCTCATCTACTATTCGATCCGCCGCAGCCTGAAACCCCTCGACGATCTGGCCGCGGAAGTGGCTTCGCGCTCGACCGGGAATCTGGCCGAACTGGAAAGCAAGCCGGCGCCGCTCGAATTGCAGGGCTTGGCCGAAGCGATCAATCACCTGCTGCAACGGCTGCGTCGGACCCTGGAAAACGAGCGCCGGTTCACCGCCGACGCTGCGCACGAACTGCGCACCCCGCTCGCCGCCCTGAAAATCCATGCCCAGGTCGCCCTGGCTAGCCGCGATGCCGAACAGCAACAGCATGCGCTGACCCAGACCATCAACGGCGTCGACCGCTCGACCCGCGTCGTCGAGCAATTGCTACGCCTGGCCCGGCTCGACCCGCTCTCACGGCCCGGCGACATGGGGAACGTCGATCTCGGCGAACTGGCTGCCGAGGTGGCCGCTGCCGCCGAGGGGCAGGTTGAGCGGAAAGTGGTTCTGACGTTGCCGGCAAATGCCGTGGCGATCGAGGGCGATCGCGGATTACTGGCCGTCGCCTGGCGCAACCTGCTCGAAAACGCCCTGCGCTACACCCTGCCCGGCGGCACGATCACGGTCTATGCCGCAGCCGACGGCGGCGCCATCTGCATCGGCGTGGCCGATGATGGGCCGGGCTGCCCGGAGGCCGAACTGCCTCGTTTGCATGAGCGCTTTTTCCGGAGCAGCCAAGCGCGGGCCGAGGGCAGCGGGCTCGGCCTGGCCATTGTCAGTCGCATCGCCGAACTGCACGGGGCGCGCCTGGAACTGGCCAACCGCTCCGGCGGCGGCTTCGATGCGCGGATCCGCTGGCCGGCCTGA
- a CDS encoding TenA family transcriptional regulator gives MSFYDQLAASTANERAYLLAAPIIADCLQGRVDLASYQSFLAQAFHHVCHTTPLLMTLGGKLSGPRGWMLRAVAEYIDEEIGHEEWILNDITATGGDAEAVRNSQPELATEVMVAFAYDLVNRGNPAGFFGMVFVLEGTSVALALTAADRIQQALGLPDNAFSYLRSHGTLDQEHTQHLARLLEKMTAPDQAEVIRCARIFYRLYGAIFHALPCCAEAVCN, from the coding sequence ATGTCTTTCTATGACCAGCTCGCCGCGTCCACCGCAAACGAACGCGCCTACCTGCTCGCCGCCCCGATCATCGCCGACTGCCTGCAAGGCCGTGTCGATCTCGCCAGTTACCAGTCCTTTCTCGCCCAGGCCTTTCACCATGTTTGCCACACGACACCGCTGTTGATGACGCTGGGCGGCAAGCTGTCCGGCCCGCGGGGCTGGATGCTGCGTGCCGTCGCCGAATACATCGATGAAGAAATCGGCCACGAGGAATGGATACTCAACGACATCACGGCCACCGGCGGCGATGCCGAGGCCGTTCGCAACAGCCAGCCGGAACTGGCCACCGAAGTGATGGTGGCCTTTGCCTACGATCTGGTGAATCGCGGCAACCCGGCCGGCTTTTTCGGCATGGTCTTCGTCCTTGAAGGGACCAGCGTCGCGCTCGCCTTGACTGCCGCCGACCGCATCCAGCAGGCTCTCGGCTTGCCCGACAACGCCTTCTCCTACCTGCGTTCGCATGGCACGCTGGATCAGGAGCACACCCAGCATCTGGCCCGCTTGCTAGAGAAGATGACGGCGCCGGACCAGGCCGAAGTCATCCGTTGTGCCCGCATTTTCTATCGCCTCTACGGCGCCATCTTCCACGCCCTGCCGTGTTGCGCGGAGGCCGTATGCAACTGA
- a CDS encoding CHRD domain-containing protein, with protein MNKALQGTRPTRQLLSMTLIGLLAFTAPAFGAGWAVSLSGAQEVPPNSSAAKGSGEISVMPDGMVSGSIMVSGMTPTAAHIHDGASSANGPVIIKLDRTANGFAVPAGAKFTDEQLAKFKAGNTYVNVHSEAFPPGEIRGQLKPPAMPKSGY; from the coding sequence ATGAATAAGGCACTTCAAGGTACGCGACCTACCCGCCAGCTTCTCTCAATGACGCTCATCGGCTTACTGGCCTTTACCGCTCCGGCATTCGGGGCAGGGTGGGCGGTCAGTCTGTCCGGCGCCCAGGAGGTACCGCCCAACAGCAGTGCGGCCAAAGGCTCCGGGGAAATCAGCGTGATGCCAGACGGCATGGTCAGCGGCTCGATTATGGTCAGCGGGATGACGCCGACGGCAGCCCATATCCACGATGGCGCCAGCAGTGCGAATGGGCCTGTGATCATCAAGCTGGATCGGACTGCGAACGGATTCGCCGTTCCTGCCGGCGCCAAGTTCACCGACGAGCAACTGGCCAAGTTCAAGGCCGGCAACACTTACGTCAACGTCCACAGTGAAGCCTTCCCGCCGGGTGAAATCCGCGGTCAGTTAAAGCCACCTGCAATGCCGAAATCCGGCTACTGA
- the aceB gene encoding malate synthase A gives MSLNLPQGVQITGPIKAGYESVLTFEALELVAKLHRAFEARRQELLKARVARQARIDAGEMPDFLPETKHIREGDWKVAPVPPALHCRRVEITGPVEAKMIINAFNSGADSYMTDFEDSNSPNWDNQIQGQINLYKAIRRELSFKGENGKEYKLNDKIATLQIRPRGWHLDEKHVLVDGQRVGGGIFDFAVVFFHNAKEQIARGAGPFFYLPKMESHLEARLWNDIFVMAQDHIGLPQGTIKATVLVETILATFEMEEILYELRNHSAGLNAGRWDYIFSCIKKFKKNKDFCLAQRGAITMEVPFMRSYALALVQACHKRGAPAMGGMSALIPIKNDPVANEKALAGIRHDKTRDANDGYDGGWVAHPGLVPIAMEEFVKVLGNKPNQFEKQVEGKFGPAQWLDFKPEQPITEAGLRNNINVGIHYLGSWLAGNGCVPIHNLMEDAATAEISRSQVWQWVVSPKGILDDGRKVTEDMVRPMIAEELAKVKATVVAQGEDTATYDQAAVIFDKMSLTQDYPEFLTLPLYEAME, from the coding sequence ATGAGCCTCAATCTGCCACAAGGCGTGCAAATCACCGGCCCGATCAAAGCCGGTTATGAATCCGTTCTGACTTTCGAAGCCCTCGAACTGGTCGCCAAGCTGCACCGCGCCTTCGAAGCCCGCCGCCAGGAACTGTTAAAGGCCCGTGTCGCCCGCCAGGCCCGCATCGATGCCGGCGAAATGCCGGACTTCCTGCCGGAAACCAAGCACATCCGCGAAGGCGACTGGAAGGTCGCCCCGGTGCCGCCCGCCCTGCACTGCCGCCGCGTCGAAATCACCGGCCCGGTCGAAGCCAAGATGATCATCAACGCCTTCAACTCCGGCGCTGACTCCTACATGACCGACTTCGAGGATTCCAACTCTCCGAACTGGGACAACCAGATCCAGGGCCAGATCAACCTCTACAAGGCGATCCGCCGCGAACTCTCGTTCAAGGGCGAGAACGGCAAGGAATACAAGCTCAACGACAAGATTGCCACCCTGCAGATCCGGCCGCGCGGCTGGCACCTCGACGAAAAGCACGTCCTCGTTGACGGCCAGCGCGTCGGTGGCGGCATCTTCGACTTCGCCGTCGTCTTCTTCCACAACGCCAAGGAACAGATCGCCCGCGGCGCCGGCCCCTTCTTCTACCTGCCGAAGATGGAAAGCCACCTCGAAGCCCGCCTGTGGAACGACATCTTCGTGATGGCCCAGGACCACATCGGCCTGCCGCAAGGCACCATCAAGGCCACCGTGCTGGTCGAAACCATCCTTGCCACCTTCGAGATGGAAGAAATCCTCTACGAACTGCGCAACCACTCCGCTGGTTTGAATGCCGGACGCTGGGACTACATCTTCTCCTGCATCAAGAAGTTCAAGAAGAACAAGGACTTCTGCCTGGCCCAGCGCGGCGCCATCACCATGGAAGTGCCCTTCATGCGCTCCTACGCCCTGGCCCTGGTCCAGGCCTGCCACAAGCGCGGCGCCCCGGCGATGGGCGGCATGTCGGCCCTGATCCCGATCAAGAACGACCCGGTGGCCAACGAAAAGGCCCTGGCCGGCATCCGCCACGACAAGACCCGCGACGCCAACGACGGCTACGACGGCGGCTGGGTGGCCCACCCGGGCCTGGTGCCGATCGCCATGGAAGAGTTCGTCAAGGTCCTCGGCAACAAGCCGAACCAGTTCGAAAAGCAGGTCGAAGGCAAGTTCGGCCCGGCCCAGTGGCTCGATTTCAAGCCGGAACAGCCGATCACCGAAGCCGGCCTGCGCAACAACATCAACGTCGGCATCCACTACCTCGGCTCCTGGCTGGCCGGCAACGGCTGCGTGCCCATCCATAACCTGATGGAAGATGCCGCCACCGCCGAAATCTCCCGCTCCCAGGTCTGGCAGTGGGTGGTCTCGCCGAAGGGCATCCTCGACGACGGCCGCAAGGTCACCGAAGACATGGTGCGCCCGATGATCGCCGAAGAACTGGCCAAGGTTAAGGCCACTGTCGTTGCCCAGGGGGAAGACACCGCCACCTACGACCAGGCCGCGGTCATCTTCGACAAGATGTCGCTGACCCAGGACTACCCGGAATTCCTGACCCTGCCGCTGTACGAAGCGATGGAGTAA
- a CDS encoding LysR family transcriptional regulator, translated as MDTFKQISAFVNVSTRGSLSAAARSEGVTPAIIGRRLDALEARLGVKLMIRTTRKLTLTFEGQAFLEDCQKVLNDLANAEAAVSLGGVRASGQLRVSAPSGFGRRHVAPLVGDFMQANPEVTVNLDLSDRLVDLVNENIDCAIRIGELTDSSLVSVRLGEMRRMVVASPAYLVAHGVPREPADLAAHNCLSLGQQRGWVFRDPQGGQVDTIKVGGSFECNDGAVLHEWALAGRGLAWRSLWEVGQDLKEGRLTSVLDAWQAPPMGIYAVFPQRRHLPLRVRLFIDLLKETYGRASYWELR; from the coding sequence ATGGATACCTTCAAGCAGATTTCCGCTTTCGTCAATGTCTCGACGCGCGGTAGCCTGTCCGCGGCGGCGCGCAGCGAAGGCGTTACGCCGGCCATTATCGGCCGCCGGCTCGATGCGCTGGAAGCCCGGCTCGGCGTCAAGCTGATGATCCGTACGACGCGCAAGCTGACCTTGACTTTCGAGGGCCAGGCCTTCCTCGAAGATTGCCAGAAGGTGTTGAACGATCTGGCCAATGCCGAAGCCGCGGTCTCGCTCGGCGGCGTGCGGGCGAGCGGCCAGTTGCGGGTCTCGGCGCCCTCCGGTTTCGGCCGTCGGCACGTCGCGCCGCTGGTCGGGGATTTCATGCAGGCCAATCCCGAGGTGACGGTCAATCTCGACTTGAGCGATCGCCTGGTCGACCTGGTCAATGAAAACATCGACTGCGCCATTCGCATCGGTGAACTGACCGACTCCAGCCTGGTCAGTGTCCGCTTGGGCGAAATGCGCCGCATGGTGGTGGCCAGCCCGGCTTACCTTGTGGCGCATGGCGTGCCGCGCGAGCCGGCCGATCTGGCGGCGCACAACTGCCTTTCTCTTGGCCAGCAGCGCGGCTGGGTTTTCCGCGACCCGCAGGGCGGGCAGGTCGATACGATCAAGGTCGGTGGTAGCTTCGAATGCAACGACGGCGCCGTGCTGCACGAGTGGGCACTAGCCGGGCGCGGCCTGGCCTGGCGTTCGTTGTGGGAGGTCGGGCAGGACCTCAAGGAGGGCCGGCTGACCTCGGTGCTCGACGCCTGGCAGGCACCGCCGATGGGCATCTACGCGGTCTTTCCGCAGCGCCGCCACCTGCCGCTACGGGTCCGGCTGTTCATCGACCTGCTCAAGGAAACCTACGGCCGGGCCAGTTACTGGGAACTGCGGTGA
- the aceA gene encoding isocitrate lyase has protein sequence MSTREQQIAELEKDWATNPRWKGIKRGYSAADVVRLRGSVPVEYTLARRGAEKLWDLVNNEPYVNCLGALTGGQAMQQVKAGIKAIYLSGWQVAADNNEYAAMYPDQSLYPVDSVPKVVERINNAFTRADEIQWSKGANPGDKGYIDHFAPIVADAEAGFGGVLNAFELMKAMIRSGAAGVHWEDQLASVKKCGHMGGKVLVPTAEAIQKLIAARMAADVCGVPTLVIARTDAEAADLLTSDYDENDKPFLTGERTAEGFYKTKKGLEQAISRAVAYAEYADLVWCETGTPDLEYAKRFADAVHAKFPGKMLAYNCSPSFNWKKNLDDATIAKFQKELGAMGYKYQFITLAGIHSMWYNMFDLAQDYVARGMSAYVEKVQEPEFAARDRGYTFVSHQQEVGTGYFDEVTTVIQGGKSSVTALTGSTEEEQFH, from the coding sequence ATGAGCACACGCGAACAGCAAATCGCCGAACTGGAAAAAGACTGGGCCACCAACCCCCGCTGGAAAGGCATCAAGCGCGGCTACTCCGCTGCTGACGTCGTCCGCCTGCGCGGCTCGGTTCCGGTCGAATACACCCTGGCCCGTCGCGGTGCCGAAAAGCTGTGGGATCTGGTCAACAACGAACCCTACGTCAACTGCCTCGGCGCCCTGACCGGTGGTCAGGCCATGCAGCAGGTCAAGGCCGGCATCAAGGCCATCTATCTGTCCGGCTGGCAAGTTGCTGCCGACAACAATGAATACGCCGCCATGTACCCGGATCAGTCCCTGTACCCGGTTGATTCCGTGCCAAAGGTTGTCGAACGCATCAACAACGCCTTCACCCGTGCTGACGAAATTCAGTGGTCCAAAGGTGCCAACCCGGGCGACAAGGGTTACATCGACCACTTCGCCCCGATCGTGGCCGACGCTGAAGCCGGTTTCGGCGGCGTCCTGAACGCTTTCGAACTGATGAAGGCGATGATCCGCTCCGGCGCTGCCGGCGTACATTGGGAAGATCAGCTGGCTTCCGTCAAGAAGTGCGGCCACATGGGCGGCAAGGTGCTGGTTCCGACCGCCGAAGCCATCCAGAAGCTGATCGCTGCCCGTATGGCTGCAGACGTCTGCGGCGTGCCGACCCTGGTCATCGCCCGTACCGATGCTGAAGCAGCCGACCTGCTGACCTCCGACTACGACGAAAACGACAAGCCGTTCCTGACCGGCGAACGCACCGCCGAAGGCTTCTACAAGACCAAGAAGGGTCTGGAACAGGCCATCTCCCGCGCCGTTGCCTACGCCGAGTACGCCGATCTGGTGTGGTGTGAAACCGGTACCCCGGATCTTGAATACGCCAAGCGTTTTGCTGACGCCGTGCATGCCAAGTTCCCGGGCAAGATGCTGGCCTACAACTGCTCGCCGTCCTTCAACTGGAAGAAGAACCTGGACGATGCCACCATCGCCAAGTTCCAGAAGGAACTGGGCGCCATGGGCTACAAGTACCAGTTCATCACCCTGGCTGGCATCCACTCCATGTGGTACAACATGTTCGATCTGGCTCAAGACTACGTTGCCCGCGGCATGTCGGCCTACGTCGAGAAGGTTCAGGAGCCGGAATTCGCTGCTCGCGACCGTGGCTACACCTTCGTTTCGCATCAGCAGGAAGTCGGGACCGGTTACTTCGACGAAGTCACCACCGTCATCCAGGGTGGCAAGTCCAGCGTCACCGCGCTGACCGGCTCGACCGAAGAAGAACAGTTCCACTAA
- a CDS encoding YbaN family protein, producing MKRPLYRVFGVTALVLALAGVVLPLLPTTPFLILAAYFFARSHPEWEARLLAHPTAGPAIRAWRDHGAIPLVAKRLATLLLAISAIGGWFGLPAPWCYLPAAIGGLVLTWMWSRPSI from the coding sequence GTGAAGCGGCCGCTCTATCGGGTGTTCGGCGTCACGGCCTTGGTGCTGGCATTGGCCGGGGTCGTCCTGCCCCTGCTACCGACCACGCCCTTCCTGATTCTCGCCGCCTATTTCTTCGCGCGTTCGCACCCCGAGTGGGAAGCCCGCTTGCTGGCCCATCCGACCGCCGGGCCGGCGATCCGGGCCTGGCGCGACCATGGGGCGATTCCGCTGGTCGCCAAACGGCTGGCGACTCTGCTGCTGGCGATCAGTGCAATCGGCGGCTGGTTCGGCCTGCCCGCACCCTGGTGTTATCTGCCGGCGGCCATCGGCGGGCTGGTGCTGACCTGGATGTGGTCCCGGCCGAGCATCTGA